AAGAGGCATATCGAGTATCATTTATTACCAAATCGCGAGGCAAAACAAGAGTTGCTGAAACAACACGCTGTGCCAGAAGAGCGCTTGTTCGTGACGGGAATTGCCGTACATCCGGCGATCCGTGGTGGATCAATCTTCCGGTCGCCCCAGTCCCGTAAACAAATTCTCGTCGCCGGCGGAAACGGTGGGCTTGGACAACTGGAGACGTTACTGACGCAAATCGAGCACTGTACGGAAGCCGACTTTTACGTCTTGTGTGGTAATAATCGCTCATTGTACAAACGATTGTCGTCACAGCAACATGCGCACATCCATCCACTCGCCTATATCGATTCACGCGATGAGATGAATCAGCTGTATGAACGGATGGATGCGATCGTCACGAAGCCTGGTGGCGTGACGGTCAGTGAAGCATTCGAAAAACGGGTGCCGCTTTTCATGCAACACGTCCTACCAGGGCAAGAAGAGATAAACCGTACCTATTTACTAGAGAAAGGACTTGCGTTTTCGTTCGATCAAACGGATACACTGGCTGACGTCATTCGTCGAACGCTTGAGAACCCGAGCGTCATGCACCAATGGCAACAAGCGATCTCTCAGTATCAAAGTGAGCAAGTCATTGCCGATCGACGATTTTTTGAGGAACGGATTGCAGGCTGTCTGAAAGATAGCCGACGTCAAGTAAACGGATAAAGGAGAATCATGCAGATGCGGTCACGTCTTGTCACAGCGGGAGTTCTCGCTACGCTTGCCTATACGGTCGTCCCGTATATGGCGTCGCGCGTCTTCGGATGGCGCGTCACGAAGTCACTCGATTCACGATACGTCGCGTTGACGTTCGATGATGGTCCAGATCCTGTCTATACGGCAGAATTACTAGACCTCTTACAACAAGAAGGGATTCAAGCGACGTTTTTCGTCGTTGGTCATAAAGCGGAGGCACATCCGGATATCATTCGCCGGATCCATGAGGAAGGGCATCAACTTGGGATTCACAACTATGTCCATCGTCCAAACTGGTCGATGCGACCGTCGACCGTCCGAGAAGGAATCAAGCGGACGTCAGCAATCATTGAACGGATCACCGGCGAACGGCCGACGGTCTACCGTCCACCGTGGGGCGCACTGAATGCAGGCGACGTCCTCTGTCCTCCATCCTATAAGATGATTCTTTGGTCGAAGATGGCGGAGGACTGGAAGTTAGAGGGGGGATCAGCGAAAATCAAACGATTGCTATCGGATGTAGCTGAAGGGGATATCATCTTGTTACACGATAACGGGGATACGTTTGGCGCAGACCCTCAAGCACCCGTCCAGACGATTGCGGCGCTGAAAGAACTGTTACCGGAGTGGAAAGCACGCGGCTTACAGTTCCGTCGAATTGATCAAACGTAAAGATAGGACCTACCATGAATCCGGTAGGTCCTATCTTTTTGAGGACGGTCACGCTTCACGTGAGATATCGTCTTCTTGGCTATGATGGAGAATCAAGCGACGCACGACGAACGAGCGTAAGAATAGGATGAAGGTGATGATCGGAAGCAGTAACCACCAAGATGGTGTCAAAAATAAGTCATCGAACGTCGTGATCATGACGAAATGACGACCGACATACAACCACATGAAAAAGGAACTGACGAATAGAATTGCTTCCGACGTCGTCATGAACTCAAACTCGGATTTCATTGCTTCACTCCTTAGGGAGGGTATGGAATTTTTTGCGGTATACCTTACTAAACAATCAGAGATCTCTAAGTCTAGCTACTTTTTACGAACGGACCGGTTCACGGTCATGTGTCGTTATCGCTGCCTCGGCATTATCTTCATACAGAATGACTCGGTTTCGACCTTGCTCTTTTGCAGCATATAACGCTTCATCTGCAAGAATATTCATCCGCTGGATAGCAATATGTTTCCCGTGGGCGATGCCAACGGACGCTGTGATTGAAATCGCTGGGAACCCGTCGAGCTGAAAGCGTGTGTTCGCAATCCGTTCCCGGATCCGGTTCGCGACCTTCGTCACTTTAGACGGTGTCAAATCATAGACGAGGACCATGAACTCTTCACCACCGATCCGAGCTGTGATATCGTGCGGACGCGTCTCTTCTTGTAGAATCCGTGCGAACTGTTGTAAGACGAGATCACCGTTCGCATGCCCGTATGTATCGTTGACATGCTTGAAGTGATCGATATCGAGTGCGAGCACATTATAGAAACGTCCTTCTGTCTCTAACATCGCGGTCCGCTCATCCCAGACGCGACGATTGTAGAGCCCGGTCAAGTGATCGAGTTCCGCCGATTGTTTATAGCGCTGGACCTGCTGATTGAGCATTTGGAAATCTAATGTCAACAGGCTGGATAAGACCCCAACGGCAAGACCAATCGACCACGTGGAGGCGAGCAAGCGAAGTGCTGCGTCACTAAAACCAAGATTAATTGAAACGGCAATCGTGATCATGAACAGCGCCCAGACATTCATGACGATGTTTTGAAGAAACAGCCGATGGACCAACCGCTTATGGATGAAGTACATACCAGTGCTGATACCGAGGACCGCAACAAAAGCGACGACGGCTTGTGGCGTCCAACCGAAATAAAAGCGGGAGCAACCGATGATCAATGTCGCGATGACGAGTGGGGAACGAACACCATAAAAAGCGAGCAAGACGAGCGGGAGATGACGCAAATCCATTCGCAACGATTCGTTGACGGCAATGCCTTTAAACATCAAGAGCACTCCGAGCAGTCCTGTTGCGAGACCGACGATGAGTGATTTTAAGCTGCTTGAGGCGAGACGTTGACTATAGATGATTTTAGCGATCAAATAAAAGCCGGTGAAGGCGATACAAGCATTCAATAACAACTCGGCAATGAACATCGGTTCCACATCCTTGAGTGTGATAGTGATACTTTCACGATAGCAGTTTGGCAAGGGATGTCAACGCAGGAGTCTCAAAATTTTAAAGATTCAGGTAAAGACTTGCTCCTATGAAATGATTTGGTAAAATAAGAGAGCTCTAACGGGAGGGATGAAGTTGAAATCAAAGCGTCTAACGATTCAAGCGAAAAAATATGACGGACGTCCGCATTACTCTTGGGAGGGAATAGTCCTCAAGCAGACGGAGACGTACCTTGTTGTTGCAAATGTGCCAGGACGGACGTTACATCATCATCGACGGGAAGCAATCTATACGTACGATAACTACAGTCTTGAGTTTTATCCGCTTGACGCCGATTTTACGGTCGGACTGGATGTGGAGCTTACTGGCGAGACAACGTACTACTGTAACATTTGTCTCCCACCGGTCCTTCAAGGTGGTGTCTTGTCGTTCATCGATCTTGACCTTGATCTCGTCTATCGAGACGGCGTATGGATGGTCGTCGATGAAGACGAATTTTTAGAGAATCAGCAGTTGTATCACTACCCAGTCGAACTGGTTGAACGAACCCGTACGTCGTTGCTTGACTTACAACAACGCATCGCGGAGCAACAGTTTCCGTTTGACGGCTTTTTGGATCCATTCATCCCGACCGTCCTGCAGATGAAGAGAAGGGGGAATGACACATGAAGACGATTCGTTGCCACCGGGCATTTGGTGTCTATGGATTATTGATGAAGGAGGATGCCTTACTCGTCATCGATAAGAATGGTGGACCGTATATCAATCGCTATGACTTACCAGGGGGGAGCCTCAAAGAAGGAGAGAGGCTCGCTACGGCGATGCGCCGGGAATTCACGGAAGAGACAGGACTCGAAGTGGCACTCGAACGACAGATTGGCGTCGCGGACTTCAAGCTTCCGTGGGATTGGCGCGAGTTCGACGAAGTCCATCACATCGCCGTCTTTTATCTCGTCCGACAGACGGGTGGAACGCTGAGTATCCCCGAACAATTCGTCGGACAAGACTCGCTCGGTGCACGCTGGGTCAAGGCAGATGAAGTTTCAATCGATAACGCGTCACCGCTCGTGCTCGAAGCATTCCGCTGGATAAAAGAACAACAGCTTGATCTTGAGGCACGACGGTTTACGAATTGGCCTGTCTTAAAATAAATCGAAGCGCTCTTCGCATGCGGAGAGCGCTTTTTTTTATCTTCGATTCGCTAATGCAGCATCGAGCCGTCGTTTTTGATGCTGATGATGGGTGAGATGGTACGAGATGAGCGCATACCACTCAGTTGTGTTCAACCAACCCATCCCACCATGTTGCGTTTTTTGATTAGATGGTGTCGACTGAGCGATTGGTGCAAGCGTAGCGTGACGATCGATTAGTTGTCGCCAGCGCGTCCGTAATCGCTCGACTTGATCCGTCTCGTCAGGTGGTGCATTCATCGCATCCGGTAATCGGATCGGAGTCGCTGGAAACGCACCGGCAGCAAATAATTGTTCCCCGAACGGAGACTTCCTGGATTCTGTTACCGGTGCATGCTGGCACGCCTCGACCTCATCTAAATATTCATGACTGACGACGATTAAGTGATCGTACATCTGGCTGATCGACCATGTGTCGTGATCGATGTGATGAATTAATTCGTCCGATCGATAGTGATCAAGCTCGTGCAAATAAAACGCGAATAGATCGTTCATCATGTCCCTCCTCAAAAACTAGTCCTTATTCTTTTCGAACAAACAGTCACTTCTTCCTGTCATATTACCTAGAAAGGAGGAATCACCATGCAAGACCCATATCTTCCGGTTCCCCATACGCTCTTACGGAGCGGGACGGCATTTGCGTCCGTCCATGAAAAGATGATCTACCTGATTCTTGAAAGCTTCAGCGGTCAGGACGGTCAAGCGTTCCCGTCCTATCAGACGATCGCCGACGCTGTTCCGTGCAGTAAATCGACGGTTAAGTCATGTATCCAGTCCTTGATCGCAAGCGGTCGGATCGAGAAAGTCGAACGGTTCACGAAACACGGAGGACAGACCTCGAATGCTTATCGTGTCCTGC
This window of the Exiguobacterium acetylicum genome carries:
- a CDS encoding MGDG synthase family glycosyltransferase → MQKIVIFPFLRMRSGHHLVAEAIAERLQGPGVEVKEVELLSTISPFAEWVTSKFYLNWIRHFSNGYSRFYHRHIAGRSSNEKSTGWTSHYFQQQMLRIIRAEQPDVIICTHAFPSYLLNQLKERNLCDVPVINAYTDLFVSRVWGKRHIEYHLLPNREAKQELLKQHAVPEERLFVTGIAVHPAIRGGSIFRSPQSRKQILVAGGNGGLGQLETLLTQIEHCTEADFYVLCGNNRSLYKRLSSQQHAHIHPLAYIDSRDEMNQLYERMDAIVTKPGGVTVSEAFEKRVPLFMQHVLPGQEEINRTYLLEKGLAFSFDQTDTLADVIRRTLENPSVMHQWQQAISQYQSEQVIADRRFFEERIAGCLKDSRRQVNG
- a CDS encoding polysaccharide deacetylase family protein is translated as MRSRLVTAGVLATLAYTVVPYMASRVFGWRVTKSLDSRYVALTFDDGPDPVYTAELLDLLQQEGIQATFFVVGHKAEAHPDIIRRIHEEGHQLGIHNYVHRPNWSMRPSTVREGIKRTSAIIERITGERPTVYRPPWGALNAGDVLCPPSYKMILWSKMAEDWKLEGGSAKIKRLLSDVAEGDIILLHDNGDTFGADPQAPVQTIAALKELLPEWKARGLQFRRIDQT
- a CDS encoding GGDEF domain-containing protein encodes the protein MFIAELLLNACIAFTGFYLIAKIIYSQRLASSSLKSLIVGLATGLLGVLLMFKGIAVNESLRMDLRHLPLVLLAFYGVRSPLVIATLIIGCSRFYFGWTPQAVVAFVAVLGISTGMYFIHKRLVHRLFLQNIVMNVWALFMITIAVSINLGFSDAALRLLASTWSIGLAVGVLSSLLTLDFQMLNQQVQRYKQSAELDHLTGLYNRRVWDERTAMLETEGRFYNVLALDIDHFKHVNDTYGHANGDLVLQQFARILQEETRPHDITARIGGEEFMVLVYDLTPSKVTKVANRIRERIANTRFQLDGFPAISITASVGIAHGKHIAIQRMNILADEALYAAKEQGRNRVILYEDNAEAAITTHDREPVRS
- a CDS encoding DUF402 domain-containing protein, producing MKSKRLTIQAKKYDGRPHYSWEGIVLKQTETYLVVANVPGRTLHHHRREAIYTYDNYSLEFYPLDADFTVGLDVELTGETTYYCNICLPPVLQGGVLSFIDLDLDLVYRDGVWMVVDEDEFLENQQLYHYPVELVERTRTSLLDLQQRIAEQQFPFDGFLDPFIPTVLQMKRRGNDT
- a CDS encoding NUDIX hydrolase translates to MKTIRCHRAFGVYGLLMKEDALLVIDKNGGPYINRYDLPGGSLKEGERLATAMRREFTEETGLEVALERQIGVADFKLPWDWREFDEVHHIAVFYLVRQTGGTLSIPEQFVGQDSLGARWVKADEVSIDNASPLVLEAFRWIKEQQLDLEARRFTNWPVLK
- a CDS encoding DinB family protein — encoded protein: MNDLFAFYLHELDHYRSDELIHHIDHDTWSISQMYDHLIVVSHEYLDEVEACQHAPVTESRKSPFGEQLFAAGAFPATPIRLPDAMNAPPDETDQVERLRTRWRQLIDRHATLAPIAQSTPSNQKTQHGGMGWLNTTEWYALISYHLTHHQHQKRRLDAALANRR